Proteins encoded in a region of the Haloarcula sp. CBA1129 genome:
- a CDS encoding response regulator — MSIEVLLVDEDVDVLEIVGTFLGQEDGFEITTEADPEAALDLATDGDFDAVVSDYKMPRLDGMELCAALRENGVDIPFLLFTAREHDDVADAATEHGVTAVVQKGTGTEQYGVLADRIRDTI; from the coding sequence ATGAGTATCGAGGTCCTACTGGTAGACGAGGACGTAGACGTTCTGGAAATCGTCGGGACGTTTCTGGGACAGGAAGACGGGTTCGAGATAACAACAGAGGCCGACCCAGAGGCGGCACTGGACCTGGCAACTGACGGCGATTTCGACGCGGTCGTCAGTGACTACAAGATGCCCCGGCTTGACGGGATGGAGCTATGTGCCGCGCTCCGGGAGAACGGCGTTGACATCCCGTTCTTGTTGTTTACGGCGCGCGAGCACGACGATGTCGCAGACGCCGCCACGGAACACGGCGTCACTGCCGTGGTCCAGAAAGGGACGGGTACGGAGCAGTACGGAGTGCTCGCCGACCGGATTCGCGACACGATCTAG